In Leuconostoc kimchii IMSNU 11154, the DNA window CAAAAATTAGTTGACGACGTTGTGATTATTAATCATGGCAAGATTATTGAAACTGCCACGATATCAGAATTCTTTAGTCACGACAAAACACGTTGGGTATTTGAAACAACAGATAATGCGGCAATAGTCAAGTTAGCTAAGGCACATGACTGGTCAGTGACGATTGATGACGGTCACGTACAGATTTCTGGGGCGGAAAACTTACAACAGGTGATTACAGCAATTAATGCGATAGATGTTCAAATTAAGACGGTTAATACAGTTACGGGTAACTTGGAAAAATCATTGCTAGATATGCTAGCAACGGACGATCAGGGGGAATAATAAATGTTAACTTTAATGAAACAAGAGTATTATAAAGCATTCAAACAAAATCGTTTACATATTTGGTTAGGATTGGGTGTTTTATTTCCTTTACTGATTATGGGTATTTTTAAGTCTCAACGTGGCGCTGGTACGATTGTTGATTTGGGACATGGTACTTTTTATGTTTATATGGCAGGAATTATCATTACCGCACTGAGTGTGTCACAAGAATTTGGATTTGGAACAATCAGGCCACTCTTATCACGCCGATTTAGTCGCGGTATGATCTTTACAAGCAAACTGGTGTTGAATCTTAGCATTTATATTGCGCTATTTTTGTCAGTGTTTATTGGCACGATGATTGGTCAGTTAATTTTTGCACCGAAATTTAACTTTGCAGAACGTGTTGGTTATGCAGGGAACGCTTGGCAAACAATGGGCATGACAGTGCTAAGTACGTTGTTACAAATGATATTTGTTGCAGCATTGGTACTGCTTATCACAAATTTGGTTAAGAGCTCAGGGGCTGCGATTGGATTAGGTGTTGTGATGATTGTTGGTACACCAATTTTAAGTAGTATTTCGATTATGTTGATTCAAATGGCACCAATATTAAAGTGGAACCCCTTTAATATTTTCATTGGTATGTCGATGTATGGTCAATTATCACCTAGTAATATCAAAGATATGGTACACATGTCTCAAGATACAGTTATCATTGCTTATCTGGTATATATCTTAGTCATGTATGTGATTGCTTATCTTATTTTTAAGAAGCGGTCAGTTTAAAATCATATAAAAAG includes these proteins:
- a CDS encoding ABC transporter permease; the protein is MLTLMKQEYYKAFKQNRLHIWLGLGVLFPLLIMGIFKSQRGAGTIVDLGHGTFYVYMAGIIITALSVSQEFGFGTIRPLLSRRFSRGMIFTSKLVLNLSIYIALFLSVFIGTMIGQLIFAPKFNFAERVGYAGNAWQTMGMTVLSTLLQMIFVAALVLLITNLVKSSGAAIGLGVVMIVGTPILSSISIMLIQMAPILKWNPFNIFIGMSMYGQLSPSNIKDMVHMSQDTVIIAYLVYILVMYVIAYLIFKKRSV